From the Mycobacterium noviomagense genome, the window CTCGAGGAAGCGGTCGTGATAATCCATCAGCCGGTTGGCCACCTGCACGATGCCGTCGGCGTCAGCGGTGCTTTCATCGGTGCGACTTCCGAACACCTCCATGAATGCGGGCGTGAGCATGAACGCTTCGACCTGGCCAACCAACTGGACCATTTCTTCCATGCACTCGGTAACGAACCGCCCGACCTCCAAGCCGCTGTATGCGCGAAGACGTGTCGAAGGGGAATAGCCGAGCCGACAATCGCGCAGCCGCGACTGCACTGCCGCGCGCCGCAGCACCAGCACCGAGGCGAACGCCGCCCAGCGCCATCCCGGCGTCTTGTCGGCGAGCAGCTTGGCCAATCCGTCTTTGGTGTCGGCGACGGCGGCGATCTTGATTTCCGAGTCGTCCGCGTCGGGGGTCAGTGGCGGCGGCTCGGGTGCGATCGAGCGCATCAGCTCGGCGCCCGCGACGCCGTAGGTACCTCGGCTGTCCCCGCGCCGAGCCCATTGGTTTTGGCGGTCTGCGCGGTACGCGATTTCCTCTGCCTCGCGGGCGGCACCAGCCCGGCGCTCACGCACTTGCGGACAACGGCGCGGGCCGCGAAGAACAGCCCGGCCACCGCGGCCGCCGCGATCAACGACCAGAAGAACTTCACGATCAGCCCGATGATCAGGAGCACGGCGAAGAAGACTGCGACACCCGGTGCGGTGCTGCGATGACGCGAGGAGCGCTTCATGACCGAAATGTAGCCGCGGTGACTGACATCGTGCGGCGTGCTCGCAAGCTCGGGGCGCACTCTGACCATGCTCGGGGAAGTGTTACACCGATCAGGTGGGTGTTACACTATGACGATGCCGACCCAGCGCCGGCGCCACGCCATCACCGAGACCGACGAGATCAGGAACGCACTGGAGATCGCCCGCCGCACCTGGCCCGACCTTGCCCACAAGCCGGGCGCGCTACTGCGCCAACTCATCTTGGTTGGTCGGAATACCCTCGCCCACAACGATGCTGCAGGCACTCGCGCACGCCGCCGAGCGGTCGAAAATACCAGTGGCGCGCTGGCCGGCGTCTTCGGAAGTGCCTATCTCAGGGAGCTGCGTGAGGACTGGCCCGAGTGATCATTCTCGATGCCAGCATTTTGATCGGTCATTTCGAGCCAGCCGACGCCCACCACGCCGAAGCCACCGCACTGCTCGCGGCGCACGCGGCAGAGTCGTTCGCCGCCAGCGTGATCACCCTCGCGGAGGTCTACGTCGGTGCCGCCCGGGCCGCACAAGCCGACCGGCTTCACCAGCTGCTGGCGCGGTTGCAGATCGAGAGCCTGGAACTTCCGGCCAGCGCTGCTCGCCGTCTCGGTGAGTTGCGCGCTACAACCAGTTTGAAGATGCCGGACTGCTGCGTGCTTTACAGCGCGGAACAGTACAACGCCGCGATCGCCACCTTCGACGACAAACTCGCCGCTCGAGCAGCCGAGCTCGGATTGCCCGTTGCGACGGGCCAGCCGTAGCCGGGCCTCGCCGGCCGGTGTCGGTGTGCTCATCCAACGATGGAGCTGATCGGCGAAATCGGCTGAACGAGCCTCGGCGCTCGGCCATTGTGAACTGAGCGCGCCGACGCGGCGTCAGAGGATTGGAGGATCAATGCGAATCAGCGTGAATTGCTTTCTCGGCGAGGACCCGAGCCGGTCGCTGGTCGATGACTTTGTAACGGAACTGGCGCAGCTGCGGGATGAGGGATTCCGGCGCGCGTATGGGTTTCGCAGATGCCCTGGCAAGCCGATGTGTTGACGGTGCTCGCGGTCGAGCTGCGGGAAGTTGGACGCGATCGAGGTAGCAACCGGTGTGCTGCCGATTCAGAATCAGTACCCTATGTTGTTGGCGCAGCGCGCGCCCTCACGCTCAGCTTGATCTCCGGTGGTCGCTTCATACTCAAGTTGGGCATGACCCACCGCATGGTCTCCGAGGGAATGTGGGGTATTCCTTGGGACAAGCCTGTGCGCCGACTCAGTGAATACCTCGATGGCCTTCTGCCGCTCCTCAATGGAAAGGCGGCCAACGCGACCGGTGAAACCGTGACAACCCGCGGGAAATACGTATCCCCAACGCGCCTGCGCCGCCGGTACACATCGCAGCGCTGGGCCCGCAGATGCTGCGGCTGACGGGCCGACGTTGTGCGGGGACGGTTACCTGGATGACCGGACCCAAGACCTTGGCTGAACACGTCGGCCCGACACTTCATCGCGCCGCCGCGGAAGCGGGTCGCTCGGAGGGCGAGGTGCAGGTAGCCGCCTCGCTGCCCATAGCGGTCACAGATGACGTCGACGCCCTCCGCGCACGAGCCGCAGAGCAGTTCGCGGTCTATGGGCAATTGCCGTCATACCGCGCGATGCTCGATCGCGAGGGGTACCGCGACCCCCAGGATGCAGCGCTTATCGGCGACGAAAAGTCAGTGACGCAACGGATCGACGAGCTGCACGACGCCGGTGTCGACGAGTTCGTCGGCTATCCCTTCGACGCATCCGACGGCGGCCGTGCCCGCACACGGAAGCTTCTGCGCGATTACCGCTGATGCGCATAGCATCCCCTATATGAGAAGGGCTTTCGTCGTTACATTCGCGGTCGGGCTGATCATCGCAGTATTCGGTCTAATATGGGCGCTCCAGGGCTTCGGAGTGCTTGGTGGTAGCCCGATGAGCAACACCACGACTTGGTCGATCATTGGTCCGATCACGGTGGTGATCGGCATCGTGGTTGCGGTGTTCAGTTGGCGCAAACTGTCGTCGAAATAGTGCTCATGTCTCGGCCACGGTGAAGTCCACCGTGTGCCAGCCGGTGGCGCCGTCCGGGACGCTACCCACCCGATGTTCCGTCTGGGTAGCGCCGGTGTTGTCGGTGGCGCGCACGGTGATGGTGTGTTTACCAGGGCTTTTCGCGTGCCAGGGGAAGCTCCACAGCCGCCACGTCTCGTTGGAATAGCTCGCGCCCTGTTGCGCGGGCTGCCATACGCCATCGTCGATGAGGACCTCCACGGCCCGCACGCCACGGTTTTGTGCCCACGCGACGCCGCCAAACACCACCGGCCCCATCGGCACCTTCTGACCGCTTTTCGGCACGTCGATCCGTGACTCGGTCTTGACGGGTGCACGCGGTGCCCAGCCCTGCCGTGTCCAGTACGCCTTTGCTCTGTCGAAGCGGGTCAGCTCCATCTCGACGACCCACTTGGTGGCTGACACGTACCCGTAGAGTCCGGCTACTACCAGCCGGGCGGGGTAGCCATGCTCGATCGGCAGCGGCTGCCCGTTGAGGCCGACCGCCAGGAGCGCGTCGCGGCCATCGGTGAGCGCCTGCACTGGCGTGCCGGCGGTGAACCCGTCGATCGATGTGGAGAGCACCATATCGGCGTCCGCGTGCACACCGGCCACTGCCAGCAGGTCAGCCAACCGGTAGCCTGTCCAGACGCCCGTCGAAATAAGGTTGCCGCCAACGGGGTTCGACACGCAGGTTAGCGTCGTCACCGTTTCGACGACGTCGAAGTGGGCGAGGTCGTCGAAGCTGTAGGTGGCTTCGCGGTCCACCATGCCGTGAATGCGCAGCCGCCAGTCGCTCTGGCTGAGTTGGGGAACACTGAGTGCGGTGTCCACCCGGTAGAAGTCGGCGCTGGCGGTGACAAAGCTCGGTAGCGCAACGCCTTTCGGTTGCACATCAGGAGATATTGGTGGTGCCGATGTGCGGGGGTGGGGAAGCGCGAAGCTGTTGCGGTCAGCAGCCACCGAATGCACCAACCGCGTCATGGCCGCACCCACCACGCCACTCACTAGTCCGAATCCGAGCAATCCGAACATGACCAACCTGCGCCTGCCGGCATCCGGCTCGTCGTGGTCGGCTCTGTCTTCCGGATCTCCGGGGCCGGCCCAGAACCGACGGGTGAGCAAGCGTAGGGCCGCCACGCCGCAGGCAGCACCGGCGACGGTGGGGATCGTGTCGAGTGCTGTCGCACCCTGCCGGGACAGCACTGCGATGCATCCCAGAATGCCCGCCGCGGCGATCGCGGCGCTGCCGAGCGGGCGGCGCCGAGTCTCGAGGGTCCCGGCGATTGCAGCGATCGTAGCGATCACCACCAGCACGACGACGGCCAGGAAGAGTTTGTCCAGAGAGCCCAGGGTCTGAATCACCCACTCTTTGATGGGCCCCGGTGTCAGGTCGACGACCACTGAGCCGATCGCAGTACGGGCATCGGCCCCTGCGCCGAACGGGATGCCCACCAGCTGGGCCACCCCGAGTGAGACGGACGCGGCGGCGACGCCGGCGATCATCCGCTCATTGGACGAGGCGATAGCCACCGGAGCTACTGTACTCGCGTTTCCCTCGACGACCGCAAAAACCTTGCGGTGCAGACGAACCGGTGACACCGGCATGCTGCCGTCGTGCCCAGTTTGTCTGGAAACAGACGAGTTTCGAGACTCTCGAAAGTTAGCCGCAATCTCTGGGTGCCTCCGCAATCAGGCTGTAGTGCTGTGAAAGACCGGCCAGCCGATCGCGGTCCCGCCTGTCAGCTAGCAGCAAAGCAATGACAGCTTGGTCGGTGTACGGCAAGATTAGTGATATGGCCAGCTCGAAGGGTGTGCGCCAGAGCGACAACAAATCTGCCGCGCAATCTGCTGTGGAGACGGCGCAAGCGGTCGCCAGCGGTACTATGCGTATCCCGCGTGCGTCGGTTCAGATTGCTGCGCAATTGCCGGATTTACTGGAGAATCTCGCGGTCGCGACCGAGCGCCTCAACGCGACAATCGACCGCGCGGAAAGGTACATGGCGCTCGCCGACCCCATGGTTCGAACCATGGACCGTTTACTGCCGCAGCTGGAAGCGCTTGTCGCCGCGGGCAACGACGTGTCCAAGGCCATGTCCAGCATCCCGGGAGCCTCTGTCTTGAGTCGGCTCGTCGGCGAACCGTCGCCGGGCGAGGGTGGAGGGGACGATCCCAACGAGGCGGGACAGCGAGCGAAAGATTAGCTCTGGCGATGGTTCCCGAGCGGTGCCTGTCTTAGCGATACCGTTCTCAACGGCGTTTTCCAACACTTTGATGCGTTGATAGCCAAAGGCTCTCGCGAGCTTTGCCGCGACTAATGCGGGTACTTGCCGATGAAAAATCGCTCGTAGCCGGGCACTTTGCATACTGGATCCCCAGCGATGGCTGGGTGACAGTTGTGACGCGCGCGCCAATGAGCCGGTGCACCAGCTCATTTCGCGTCGTCGACGAACAACGCCATCGAGGCGGTAAATGTGTGCAGTGCGTTGCGA encodes:
- a CDS encoding type II toxin-antitoxin system VapC family toxin, with product MIILDASILIGHFEPADAHHAEATALLAAHAAESFAASVITLAEVYVGAARAAQADRLHQLLARLQIESLELPASAARRLGELRATTSLKMPDCCVLYSAEQYNAAIATFDDKLAARAAELGLPVATGQP
- a CDS encoding molybdopterin-dependent oxidoreductase, producing the protein MIAGVAAASVSLGVAQLVGIPFGAGADARTAIGSVVVDLTPGPIKEWVIQTLGSLDKLFLAVVVLVVIATIAAIAGTLETRRRPLGSAAIAAAGILGCIAVLSRQGATALDTIPTVAGAACGVAALRLLTRRFWAGPGDPEDRADHDEPDAGRRRLVMFGLLGFGLVSGVVGAAMTRLVHSVAADRNSFALPHPRTSAPPISPDVQPKGVALPSFVTASADFYRVDTALSVPQLSQSDWRLRIHGMVDREATYSFDDLAHFDVVETVTTLTCVSNPVGGNLISTGVWTGYRLADLLAVAGVHADADMVLSTSIDGFTAGTPVQALTDGRDALLAVGLNGQPLPIEHGYPARLVVAGLYGYVSATKWVVEMELTRFDRAKAYWTRQGWAPRAPVKTESRIDVPKSGQKVPMGPVVFGGVAWAQNRGVRAVEVLIDDGVWQPAQQGASYSNETWRLWSFPWHAKSPGKHTITVRATDNTGATQTEHRVGSVPDGATGWHTVDFTVAET